DNA from Dama dama isolate Ldn47 chromosome 5, ASM3311817v1, whole genome shotgun sequence:
GAGTCTACACAGCCTGTGACCTGACCAGGCTCTCGACCTGCTTCCGTCTCCCCCTTCCACCCTACCTTCTGGCAGACTAGAGGGCCGTGCAGGGAAGGGAAGGTGGCAGAGCCCCAGGGATCCCAGGGCAGGTGGTGACTGAGCAGGGGCCTCTCCTCCAGCAATGGCAGAGCCAGCTTGATGCTCCTCTCCCAGAGCCACCTCAGGAGGGAATCCCTCTCATGACCTTGTCCCCAGGACACCATGCTTGGTGACTTATCTCCTGAGTGTGAATTCAGAAAGGGGAGGGCGGCAGCTGAGCAGCTGAGCCTTTCTGGACAGCCTCCACACTCCCACTGCTCCTGTCCAGGCAATGGGGGTGTTGGAAGTGACCCCTTcccccagcacacacacccaTCTCAACCCACAAATGAGTCTCCCTCCACAGCCCCAGCTGGAGTCCCATCTCCACTCCCAGCCACTACAGCCCCCGGGGTTAGTGATACATCTCCTCGGGGTAACCCGGAGTGTTGGTGCCAAGCCCATTCTCCAGACACTTCCCTCTTTGGGGGATGGTGCAGCTCTGCCCCCAGCTACTCCCCTGGGCTGCCCAGCCTGCTCCTGTCCACACCCTTCCCCCTCCAGCAGCaattcttcttgctcctccctaACGCTTTGGAAGAACTTTCAacctgcccccatcccacccgACTAGAGCGCCAGAGGACCCTTGTCTGGGTGCCATCCACTCCTCACTCTGGGGGGTAGCATTTTCTCTTAGTTCAGAGCAGAGAGGGGCCCTCACtccaccccagccctggcctTGGGCTCCTTTGGTCTCAGGCGTCATCTTCTATCCTCTCAGCTCTCTCCCCTCCATCCTCCACTCCCACCTGGATGCCACCTTCACGAAGGACAAGAGACAAGATGTAGAAACGCACAATTTCCAGTTCAGTGAAATTTGCACTTTATTTAGAGATCAAGGAAGGACCACATCCGGCCCTCCAGCCCAGGGGCGGGGAAACggagaaaatggaaataaggACCCCACCCCGAACACTCCTCAGACACAGCAAGCCCTGAGAGGAATCCAGGCTCCGGGGTCAGGAGCAAACATGGAAATGGGGTCGGTGCCTTAGCACATCTCTCTCTGGAGGCCGTGGGGGTCTTCACCACAGGTAGGCTCCTTCTGGCCTGTAGGAGGGAAAGGAAAGTCATGCGGAGCCAAGTTCGGCGTCGGATCTGGGTAGGCGAGATTGGGGGAAAGTACTAGGCGGCGGGGATAGGCTGGCAGCAGGACCAGGCCACCCCCCAAGGGACGCGCTTTTACCGCGACTTGACCGGCCGGTCCTCGCCATCTGGAAAGAGCAGTAAGGAGAGAAGAGCTTCTGAGAAATCGCGTTTCCCAAACCTGCGGGGCGGAGCCAGAGATGGGTGGGGTCGTGCCTGGCCACGCCCCTGGTGGCAGCCCGACCCCGCCCACCCGCGCACGCTCTCACCGTTGCCGAGTGACCAGGTTGAGGTAGTGGCGCAGCGAGGTGTAGTAGCGGTTCAGCTCATCTGGCGAGGCGTGTTCCCCGGGAGCCTGGGGTTTGGCGGGGTAGGCGTCGACCAGCTCCCCCAGGCAAACGAGCAGGGTCAGTAGCACTGTGGCCATGGCGGGCCACGATCTGCGCCCCGACATCATCTGGAGAGGGGCACTAGAGTCAGTCCGAGCATCTACTCGGAAGCAGGAAGCTAAGGTTGCCATGTGGTCCAAGCTTCAGCCACCTGTCTGTGGCTGGTTCCCGACCCAGGCTCAGCCACCTGCTGGCTGTGTGTTCTCAGGCACTGCACcatctctggcctcagtttcctcctctgttaaAAGGGCATAAGCCCTGCCTGCCTCCACCAGAAGGGCAGATGGAGGAACACGGCAATGCTGGCAGCGGGGACTCCCCGGCTTTTCTCCTTCCCACTTCCGCTGACCCCCTTCCAAATCAGCTTCTCAACACTCAGTCCGTTTCCACCTTgctagcctcagtttccccacaaaATAGCCTGGGATCCCCCGACCAGACCATTGCTGGGTCCCAGGTCACTCACAGCAACAGCTCCAGAGGCAGAGTGGTCAGGAGATGGAAGGCCAGAGGAGTCCTAAGGGCTGGACTTCTGCAGGTGGGGCTGTGGCCTCCTCAGCTCAGTGCTTTCCGTGTGGGACTTATATCCTCGTCTGAAAGGGGAGGGGAACTGGAGagggagggttctcttttctcactCCACCCAGGGGCAGATCGCTGAGCTTACATTCAGACAGTAAGTGATGTCTCCACCTCCAAGGAGCCAAGGCGGAGCCCCCACACTTGGATTCAGGGTACCTCTGGAGAGGATGCCTAGTCAGAACCCCATCTTTACCCTACAGCACCTCCTCCCCACAGCAGGTGTAGCCTCCTAAGGAAGTGAACCATTCGGTCTAGATTCCTGGGAAGACCCCTAGGACCAGGGTTGACATTCCTTCTTTCCTAGCCAGTCCATGGTCGGTGAGGGAGGTGCAGGCAGGAGTCCAAATCCATATTTTCCAGCCTGTGGCACCTATGACCACTCCTTCCAAAAACCagacttttcagcctcttctccaTAATATGTTGGCAGGACCTGTGGGGAAAACCTCTTGCTACTGGAGGTAGGATGGGAGCTATAAACTTGGCTTTTGACCTGCTGTCTGTGAAGTCTTGGAGGAGGGACCCCTCTGGACACTTCACTATGTCTCCCTCTGTTCAAGAGTTGGGAGAGAAGTGGGAGGAGGCAAAAGTCAGTCCCCTCCCCAGAAACAGCTGAGTCAGCCACCTGTACACCCAGCCTGACACATACACATTCAGGTCCAGCAAGCCTGGCATACAGACCCCTTGCAAGGCAATGTGCCCCTATTTCCACCCAGGGGTTATTTGGGCACTGGTGTCTTACAGGACTGAGTGATGCCAGGAATGCCCAACAACATGCCACCATCCCTAGCCCATTACAATCTCCACTGGGCTCAGGGTCAAAGatccccacccagggaaggaCTCCTGTTTGTTGAGCACCTCCTGTGTCCTGGGCAGTACATGATTTCAGGGACAACAACACAATGAGCTGCgtttctccccattttacagatgaggaaactaatgcTCTGagaggtaaggaagcaacagccAAGGTCACCCAGGATACAAAGCAGAGAAAAGGGCTGAGGCTGACCCCAGGGAGAGGCCCACTCAATCATGATGGACAGAAAGGCTTACTATCTCAGACAACCGTGAGGCTTAGGAGTCAGGCATgcaaggaggggaagggaagctAAGTAAGTATGGGGTCTACCAACCCCATCAGACCCACATGCCTCTAGCAGGAAAAAAGAGCGCTACAAGGAAGTCTCCAGTGAACATTTCCAGCTCCCTTCCTCTGCCCTGGCTGGAGCCTCAGCTCCAGACTTCCCCTCAGCCCATGAGAGCAGGAGGGACCCTCTTGTTCAGTCCCCTAGTTCTGGGCCAGCCCTTCCACCCTCAGGACAGATGGCC
Protein-coding regions in this window:
- the LOC133056118 gene encoding peptide YY yields the protein MMSGRRSWPAMATVLLTLLVCLGELVDAYPAKPQAPGEHASPDELNRYYTSLRHYLNLVTRQRFGKRDFSEALLSLLLFPDGEDRPVKSRPEGAYLW